A region from the Methylovorus glucosotrophus genome encodes:
- a CDS encoding P-II family nitrogen regulator, whose translation MKEIKAVVQPNRLPKIRSALRNIKGFPGMTVSKVDGCGHFVAKPSGGIREELTDYSPKVRIELVTPDELVEGVLQVLVEVGHTGQVGDGIVWVTPVERMIRLSEQITVLEC comes from the coding sequence ATGAAAGAAATTAAAGCCGTGGTGCAACCCAACCGGTTGCCCAAAATTCGCTCCGCCTTGCGTAATATCAAGGGGTTTCCAGGCATGACGGTGAGCAAGGTAGACGGTTGCGGCCACTTTGTAGCCAAGCCTTCAGGCGGGATACGAGAAGAACTGACCGATTACAGCCCCAAGGTGCGCATTGAGCTGGTCACCCCTGATGAACTGGTGGAGGGTGTGTTGCAGGTATTGGTGGAAGTTGGTCATACTGGTCAGGTGGGCGACGGCATCGTCTGGGTCACCCCGGTAGAGCGCATGATCCGCCTGTCAGAACAGATCACCGTGCTGGAGTGCTGA